One stretch of Zingiber officinale cultivar Zhangliang chromosome 6B, Zo_v1.1, whole genome shotgun sequence DNA includes these proteins:
- the LOC121992971 gene encoding delta(7)-sterol-C5(6)-desaturase-like, with translation MTNASSPEYLRQFVEETDWYNEILLGLIIPGDAWKRLPRPIQSWLRNYIGGTAVYFISGFLWCFYIYYWKRHVYLPKDAIPSNKAMFLQIIVTMKAMPLYCGLPTISEYMVESGWTRCYSSIGEVGWLAHAVYLMIYLALVEFGIYWMHRELHDIKPLYKWFHTVHHIYNKQNTLSPFAGLAFHPLDGILQAVPHVIALFLVPTHFLTHMALLFCEAVWTANIHDCIHGKVWPIMGAGYHTIHHTTYRHNYGHYTIWMDWMFGTLRDPEEEFIKAK, from the exons ATGACGAACGCGAGCTCGCCGGAGTACCTGAGACAGTTCGTTGAGGAGACCGATTGGTACAACGAAATCTTGCTCGGCCTGATCATACCCGGGGACGCTTGGAAGCGCCTTCCCCGGCCGATCCAGTCCTGGCTGCGTAACTACATCGGTGGAACCGCCGTCTATTTCATCTCCGGTTTTCTCTGGTGCTTCTACATCTACTACTGGAAGCGCCATGTTTACCTCCCCAAAG ATGCTATACCTTCGAACAAAGCCATGTTTCTACAAATAATTGTTACAATGAAGGCTATGCCCTTATACTGCGGCCTTCCAACAATTTCGGAATACATGGTTGAAAGTGGATGGACAAGATGTTATTCTAGCATTGGAGAAGTTGGCTGGCTTGCACATGCTGTTTACCTTATGATATACTTGGCCCTTGTTGAATTTGGAATATACTGGATGCATAGAGAGTTGCATGACATAAAGCCATTATACAAGTGGTTTCATACAGTACACCACATTTACAACAAGCAAAACACACTCTCCCCTTTTGCAG GATTGGCATTTCATCCGTTGGATGGGATACTGCAGGCTGTGCCACATGTGATTGCTCTCTTCCTTGTCCCAACCCACTTCTTGACTCACATGGCTCTACTCTTTTGCGAGGCTGTATGGACTGCCAATATCCATGATTGCATCCATGGCAAGGTTTGGCCAATCATGGGCGCAGGTTACCATACAATCCACCATACCACATACCGTCACAACTACGGCCACTACACAATATGGATGGATTGGATGTTTGGAACCCTTCGAGATCCTGAGGAGGAATTCATTAAGGCAAAGTGA
- the LOC121992972 gene encoding probable calcium-binding protein CML18: MAADAQRSLRSSPSFGLHRMDEIEKVFARYDANGDGRISASELDDVFRALGSTASPAEIRDMIAEMDTDGDGFVDLQEFADFHRRGVGGADVDKELREAFDVYDLDGNGLISAEELHRVLKQLGEKCSVKDCTRMIRSVDVDGDGNVNFEEFKRMMANGGVGRR, translated from the coding sequence ATGGCGGCGGACGCCCAGCGCTCGCTGCGCTCCTCCCCCTCGTTCGGCCTCCACCGCATGGACGAGATCGAGAAGGTGTTCGCTCGCTACGACGCCAACGGCGACGGTCGGATCTCCGCCTCCGAGCTCGACGACGTCTTCCGCGCCCTCGGCTCCACCGCCTCCCCCGCGGAGATACGCGACATGATCGCCGAGATGGACACCGACGGAGACGGCTTCGTCGACCTCCAGGAGTTCGCTGATTTCCACCGCCGCGGCGTCGGAGGCGCAGACGTCGACAAGGAGCTGAGGGAGGCGTTCGACGTGTACGACCTAGACGGCAACGGGCTGATCTCCGCGGAGGAACTCCATCGGGTGCTGAAGCAGCTCGGGGAAAAGTGCTCCGTCAAGGATTGCACGCGGATGATCCGATCCGTCGACGTGGATGGCGATGGGAACGTCAACTTTGAGGAGTTCAAGAGGATGATGGCCAACGGCGGCGTCGGACGGAGATGA
- the LOC121992970 gene encoding LEAF RUST 10 DISEASE-RESISTANCE LOCUS RECEPTOR-LIKE PROTEIN KINASE-like 1.2, producing MRNHRQSWTPYLVIFLCSVLLTFSPSLSDDGELFRSCGKRPFTCGERTVQVAYPFNTADRPNSCGHPSFELNCNTSGSSAITINVGRKTYVVTDDIDYSDHLITLLDQSFFDRPCPLPSENTDINTTLFSYTDRDVEVTFFFYCPSSIVAQLLHIECSSTLPLYFWPNSSWPQWALPCSSFRVRMDSTAVDRMMSNNISYAQALQEGFTVTWNESVQGNCGQCINSGGVCGYNNSRQVCFCSNNGSATESFCNPQGNSSGKTGVIIGAAAGVGGLAAVIFVGVCCYCRRRNRVPEETQQQQNAILLAQTTFSIEASPQIIEASPKKAPEIFRRVEEPLKIDSSKNKIFEYKELHEATNGFVSSNELGNGGFGIVYKGHLRDGRTVAIKRLYENSHRRMQQFRTEVAILSSLRHPNLVSLYGSTARDSRELLLVYEYVPNGTIADHLHGARATDRGLPWSTRMSIAIETADALSFLHTFNIVHRDVKTDNILLDGDFRVKVADFGLSRLFPPDATHVSTAPQGTPGYVDPEYHQCYRLTDKSDVYSFGVVLAELISSKPAVDVQRPRNDINLFNLAMSRIQKNELEELVDPRLWRQSNGEVIWMIRQVAEVAFRCLQEEREMRPTMSEVLDALRGIDDVSRNGAKWSAAKLDEIRPPGSPDNVIAAWESKKTTPNASA from the exons ATGCGTAATCATCGACAGTCGTGGACTCCCTATCTTGTCATCTTCCTCTGTTCCGTTCTTCTGACCTTCTCGCCTTCTCTCTCCGATGACGGCGAGCTGTTCCGGAGCTGCGGGAAACGGCCGTTCACCTGCGGCGAACGCACCGTGCAAGTCGCCTACCCATTCAACACCGCCGACAGACCCAATTCTTGCGGCCACCCGAGCTTTGAGCTCAACTGCAACACTTCCGGTAGCTCTGCCATAACCATTAACGTGGGCCGTAAGACGTACGTAGTGACGGACGACATCGATTACTCCGATCACCTGATCACGCTCCTCGACCAGAGTTTCTTCGACAGGCCTTGTCCACTGCCGTCGGAGAACACTGATATCAACACGACTCTGTTCTCCTACACCGATCGCGATGTCGAAGTCACCTTCTTTTTCTATTGCCCCTCCTCTATCGTTGCGCAACTTCTCCACATCGAGTGTTCTTCCACTCTGCCCTTGTACTTTTGGCCGAACTCTAGCTGGCCCCAGTGGGCACTTCCTTGTAGCAGCTTCCGCGTTCGGATGGATAGCACGGCGGTGGATAGGATGATGTCCAATAACATAAGCTACGCCCAGGCACTTCAGGAGGGATTCACAGTCACATGGAATGAGAGTGTACAGGGAAACTGCGGCCAGTGCATCAACTCCGGCGGGGTTTGTGGGTACAACAACTCTAGGCAAGTCTGTTTCTGCTCAAACAATGGCTCGGCCACAGAAAGCTTTTGCAATCCTCAAGGAA aTTCTAGCGGGAAAACTGGAGTCATAATTG GAGCCGCCGCCGGCGTAGGAGGTTTGGCCGCCGTAATCTTCGTCGGCGTTTGCTGCTACTGCCGTCGGAGGAACAGAGTTCCAGAGGAAACACAACAGCAGCAGAATGCAATTCTGCTGGCTCAAACCACCTTTAGCATCGAAGCGAGTCCCCAAATTATAGAGGCGAGTCCCAAAAAAGCTCCTGAAATTTTCCGTCGTGTCGAAGAACCGCTTAAAATCGATAGTAGTAAAAACAAGATTTTTGAGTACAAGGAGCTCCACGAGGCCACCAATGGTTTCGTCAGCTCCAACGAACTCGGCAATGGCGGCTTCGGCATTGTTTACAAAG GGCACCTTCGCGACGGCCGCACGGTGGCCATCAAGCGTCTCTACGAGAACAGCCACCGCCGGATGCAGCAATTCCGAACCGAAGTTGCCATCCTCTCCTCCCTCCGCCACCCCAACCTCGTTAGCCTCTACGGCTCCACCGCCCGCGACAGTCGCGAGCTCCTCCTCGTCTACGAGTACGTCCCCAACGGCACGATCGCCGACCACCTCCACGGCGCCCGCGCCACCGACCGCGGCCTCCCCTGGAGCACCCGGATGAGCATCGCCATCGAGACTGCAGACGCGCTCAGCTTCCTCCACACCTTCAATATCGTCCACCGCGACGTGAAGACCGACAACATCCTTCTTGACGGCGACTTCCGGGTCAAGGTCGCCGACTTCGGCCTGTCCCGTCTGTTCCCACCCGACGCTACGCATGTCTCGACGGCGCCGCAGGGCACGCCGGGGTACGTTGACCCGGAGTACCACCAGTGCTACCGGCTCACCGATAAAAGCGACGTGTACAGCTTCGGGGTGGTGCTGGCGGAGCTGATATCGTCGAAGCCTGCCGTGGACGTCCAACGGCCGCGGAACGACATCAATCTCTTCAACCTGGCAATGAGCCGGATCCAGAAAAACGAATTGGAGGAGCTGGTGGATCCGCGGCTGTGGCGGCAGTCGAACGGGGAGGTGATTTGGATGATCAGGCAGGTGGCGGAGGTGGCGTTCAGGTGCTTGCAGGAGGAGAGGGAGATGCGTCCGACGATGAGCGAGGTTCTCGATGCGCTAAGGGGGATCGACGACGTGAGCCGCAACGGAGCGAAGTGGAGTGCTGCGAAGCTCGACGAGATCAGACCGCCGGGATCGCCGGACAATGTAATCGCAGCGTGGGAAAGCAAGAAAACGACGCCTAACGCCAGCGCTTAG